The following are encoded together in the Labrys wisconsinensis genome:
- a CDS encoding glutamine amidotransferase-related protein, with the protein MAIGELARARRRIDLGTSFVLLCRYDPFRMSANCGGDAMTLTVVEHDASEPALYGAMAAIAAQARGAALLHLPATFDTRRHADAVQHVAAAGALVASGLVWRERLAGVSVDPDATVAQILEQARGREIVVPHHPATTAGGEDVADLVAQAVATGMAVRHIRIGHEGESLRFLDPASGAPLEAMGVWSRDRFGRLGSRAEPSTPRRDETTVRVGLVGSQSDHRDVYPAVLAALGDAADAEGVGLDVVFIDPRDLRRQDVAAAFEGIDGILLPGGADMVNVPGQILMALGSLRSRTPTVGLCLGMQTMATAVIQEALGSDRASLAEAAPSAPIKTFVPMSDDETLPVHRLGERTITVAAGSRLEALLGRSPKVRCNHRYRLNPDLVPTIEAAGMRITAHDGSGTIADAVELAGHPFYVGMQGHPELSSRSGAPHPLLRAFVQASRAQKRLSRPGRGEGGVG; encoded by the coding sequence GTGGCAATCGGCGAGCTCGCGAGGGCACGAAGGCGCATCGATCTGGGCACGAGTTTTGTATTATTGTGCCGATATGATCCTTTTCGTATGTCCGCAAACTGTGGAGGCGATGCCATGACCTTGACCGTCGTGGAGCATGACGCGTCGGAACCGGCGCTCTACGGCGCCATGGCGGCGATTGCAGCGCAAGCGCGCGGCGCTGCGCTGCTCCATCTGCCTGCGACGTTCGACACGCGGCGTCATGCCGATGCCGTCCAGCACGTCGCCGCGGCAGGGGCGCTGGTCGCGAGTGGCCTGGTCTGGCGCGAGCGGCTTGCCGGCGTGAGCGTCGATCCGGATGCGACGGTCGCGCAGATCCTTGAGCAGGCCCGGGGGCGGGAGATCGTCGTGCCGCATCATCCGGCGACCACGGCCGGAGGAGAGGATGTGGCCGATCTCGTGGCGCAGGCCGTCGCCACCGGCATGGCGGTTCGGCACATCCGCATCGGCCATGAGGGAGAAAGCCTGCGGTTTCTCGATCCGGCCTCAGGAGCGCCGCTCGAGGCGATGGGGGTCTGGAGCCGCGACCGGTTTGGTCGGCTCGGCTCCCGAGCCGAACCGTCCACGCCCCGCCGCGACGAGACCACCGTCCGTGTCGGCCTTGTCGGATCGCAGAGCGACCACCGCGACGTCTATCCCGCCGTCCTCGCCGCCCTGGGCGACGCCGCCGATGCCGAAGGCGTGGGCCTCGACGTCGTGTTCATCGACCCGCGAGACCTGCGCCGGCAGGACGTCGCCGCGGCCTTCGAGGGCATCGACGGCATCCTGCTGCCCGGGGGGGCGGACATGGTCAATGTCCCCGGTCAGATCCTGATGGCCCTGGGATCCCTGCGCTCGCGCACGCCGACGGTCGGTCTGTGCCTGGGCATGCAGACGATGGCCACCGCGGTGATCCAGGAGGCGCTCGGCTCGGACCGGGCCAGCCTGGCGGAAGCGGCTCCGTCGGCTCCGATCAAGACCTTCGTGCCGATGTCGGACGACGAGACCTTGCCGGTCCACAGGCTCGGCGAGCGGACGATCACGGTCGCGGCGGGCTCGCGGCTCGAAGCGCTGCTCGGCAGGAGCCCGAAGGTCCGCTGCAACCATCGCTACCGCCTCAACCCCGATCTGGTCCCCACGATCGAGGCGGCCGGCATGCGGATCACGGCGCATGATGGCAGCGGCACGATCGCCGACGCGGTCGAGCTGGCGGGCCACCCGTTCTATGTCGGCATGCAGGGGCACCCGGAATTGTCGTCGCGGTCCGGCGCGCCGCATCCGCTGCTGCGCGCTTTCGTCCAGGCGTCCCGTGCGCAGAAGCGCCTCTCCCGGCCGGGCAGGGGTGAGGGGGGAGTGGGCTGA
- a CDS encoding aminotransferase class I/II-fold pyridoxal phosphate-dependent enzyme translates to MPTDMLAPRMRGVRPSPTAEISDKARALAAAGHAVINLGEGELDFDTPVHVKEAGIEAIRRGETKYTAVAGTAALKAAIRAKLHTENGLLYEDAEIIAGAGAKQLIFNALLATVAAGDEVIVAAPYWVSYPDMVALAEGTVRVVPCREADGWTLRPDALEAAITPRTRWVVLNSPNNPTGAVMSRSDLQALADVLLRHPRVLVLADDIYEHTRHGPAFVTIAEVEPRLKSRTLTVNGVSKTYSMTGWRIGYAAGPAWLIAAMQTLQSQSTSNPSSISQAAAIAALEGGTAFMSEWLALLAERRDLLLAAIDRTPGLACSVPDGAFYAFVNCQGVIGRRTPAGETIRSDLDFAAYLLEEAHVAVIHGAAFGASPYVRIAYAVDLAILREACARIERACAKLMAAGTA, encoded by the coding sequence ATGCCGACCGATATGCTCGCGCCGCGGATGCGCGGCGTCCGCCCCTCCCCGACCGCCGAGATTTCCGACAAGGCCCGAGCCCTCGCGGCTGCCGGGCACGCCGTCATCAATCTGGGCGAGGGCGAACTGGATTTCGACACGCCCGTTCACGTCAAGGAGGCAGGCATCGAGGCGATCCGGCGCGGCGAGACCAAATACACCGCCGTTGCCGGCACCGCGGCCTTGAAGGCGGCGATCCGTGCCAAGCTCCACACCGAGAACGGCCTCCTCTACGAGGATGCGGAGATCATCGCCGGCGCCGGGGCCAAGCAGCTGATCTTCAACGCCCTGCTGGCAACCGTGGCGGCGGGCGACGAGGTGATCGTCGCCGCGCCCTATTGGGTCTCCTATCCCGACATGGTCGCGCTGGCCGAAGGCACGGTTCGCGTCGTGCCCTGCCGGGAGGCGGACGGGTGGACATTGCGGCCCGACGCCCTGGAGGCGGCGATCACGCCACGCACGCGCTGGGTCGTCCTGAACTCGCCGAACAACCCGACCGGCGCCGTCATGTCGCGCTCGGACCTCCAGGCGCTCGCGGATGTGCTGCTGCGCCATCCGAGGGTCCTCGTCCTGGCCGACGACATCTACGAGCACACCCGTCACGGACCGGCCTTCGTCACGATCGCCGAGGTCGAGCCGCGGCTCAAGTCGCGAACCTTGACCGTCAACGGCGTCTCCAAGACCTATTCGATGACGGGCTGGCGCATCGGCTACGCCGCCGGTCCAGCCTGGCTGATCGCCGCGATGCAGACGTTGCAGTCGCAGAGCACGTCGAATCCGAGCTCCATCTCCCAGGCCGCCGCCATTGCGGCGCTCGAAGGCGGCACGGCCTTCATGTCCGAATGGCTGGCGCTGCTCGCCGAGCGACGCGACCTGCTGCTGGCCGCGATCGACCGGACGCCCGGCCTCGCCTGCTCCGTCCCGGACGGCGCCTTCTACGCCTTCGTCAATTGCCAGGGCGTGATCGGCCGCCGCACGCCCGCGGGCGAGACGATCCGCAGCGACCTCGATTTTGCCGCCTATCTCCTCGAGGAGGCGCATGTCGCCGTCATCCATGGCGCGGCCTTCGGCGCCTCGCCCTATGTCCGGATCGCCTACGCGGTCGATCTCGCCATCCTGCGGGAGGCCTGCGCCCGGATCGAGCGTGCCTGCGCCAAGCTCATGGCCGCCGGCACGGCATGA
- a CDS encoding dihydrodipicolinate synthase family protein: protein MKDITECRERLHGIFNITVTPFTAEGAFDLDGLARSVERVIGLGFDGILIGGTYGEFPAMSSEERADLFRFVMGVVADRVPVMLCSAGSDARVVRDLTRLAGDLGGLPMVTPPFVSEVTDEQIVAFFREMAPLSRTGILVYNAPGIGITLSPPLLERLAEIPGVAGLKQGDLTPTAIDQIANRLHGRLRLFCASDLAFLGPMMAGFDGISSTNSCALPELILAAYRAIERGDAATARDLHRLWYPFRALARRHGQPQTAKAAMNLRGFDGGFVRPPLLDLGRDETAEVAEVVRALSGDGRSGIRLAA, encoded by the coding sequence ATGAAGGACATCACGGAATGCCGTGAACGGCTGCACGGCATTTTCAACATCACCGTGACGCCGTTCACGGCGGAGGGGGCGTTCGATCTCGATGGTCTCGCCCGCAGCGTCGAGCGGGTGATCGGGCTCGGCTTCGACGGCATCCTGATCGGCGGCACCTATGGCGAATTCCCCGCCATGTCGAGCGAGGAGCGGGCGGACCTGTTCCGCTTCGTCATGGGCGTCGTCGCCGACCGCGTCCCGGTGATGCTGTGCAGCGCCGGCTCGGACGCCCGCGTCGTGCGCGACCTGACCCGGCTGGCGGGCGACCTCGGCGGCCTGCCGATGGTGACGCCGCCCTTCGTGTCCGAAGTGACGGACGAGCAGATCGTCGCGTTCTTCCGCGAGATGGCGCCTCTCTCGCGGACCGGCATCCTGGTCTACAACGCGCCCGGCATCGGCATCACGCTGTCGCCGCCGCTGCTGGAGCGCCTGGCGGAGATCCCCGGCGTCGCCGGCCTCAAGCAGGGCGATCTGACGCCGACGGCCATCGACCAGATCGCCAACCGGCTGCACGGGCGCCTGCGGCTGTTCTGCGCCTCGGACCTCGCCTTTCTCGGACCGATGATGGCCGGCTTCGACGGCATCAGCTCGACCAACAGCTGTGCCCTGCCGGAGTTGATCCTGGCGGCCTATCGCGCGATCGAACGTGGCGATGCCGCCACGGCACGCGATCTCCACCGCCTCTGGTATCCCTTCCGCGCCCTGGCCCGCAGGCACGGGCAGCCGCAGACGGCCAAGGCGGCGATGAACCTGCGCGGCTTCGACGGCGGCTTCGTGCGGCCGCCGCTGCTCGATCTCGGCAGGGACGAGACGGCCGAGGTCGCGGAAGTGGTGCGTGCCCTGTCGGGTGACGGCAGGTCCGGCATCCGGCTGGCTGCCTGA
- a CDS encoding M24 family metallopeptidase, translating to MQTKGGVTQGGESAFASSEYDGRIGRARELLSKAGIDVMIVTSPENIFYLTGQQTPGYYTFQALVLPVEGDPVFVIRQLEYFNFIANTFISDAEIYQDGDDPVGFLVDLIQKRGYAARRVAIDKRGWFLPVAVYETLREKLGTIHDGARLIEQLRAVKSPAEVEKIARAASYVDLGMRAGQAAVRVGASENDLVAAMMGSAIAAGSEYMGMEPLVSAGPRTGVPHGTWRRRRIEADEPVFLEMAACHDRYHAALMRSAWVGAVPAEAVEMEKACQEALQAALDAIRPGATCEAPHLACQKVIDRAGYTDNFRKRTGYSIGISFAPDWGEGAILSLYTGVTTQLQPGMTFHIPPALRIYGRFTVGVSETVVVTETGCRVLGTIPRPLQRIAA from the coding sequence ATGCAGACCAAGGGCGGCGTGACGCAGGGCGGGGAATCCGCTTTTGCCTCGAGCGAATATGACGGGCGCATCGGGCGAGCCCGCGAGCTGTTGTCGAAGGCCGGCATCGACGTCATGATCGTGACGTCGCCGGAAAACATCTTCTATCTCACCGGCCAGCAGACGCCCGGCTACTACACCTTCCAGGCGCTGGTGCTGCCGGTCGAGGGCGATCCGGTGTTCGTCATCCGCCAGCTCGAATATTTCAACTTCATCGCCAACACCTTCATCAGCGACGCCGAAATCTACCAGGACGGCGATGATCCGGTCGGCTTCCTGGTCGACCTGATCCAGAAGCGCGGCTACGCCGCCAGGCGCGTGGCGATCGACAAGCGCGGCTGGTTCCTGCCGGTGGCGGTCTACGAGACCCTGCGCGAAAAGCTCGGCACCATCCACGACGGCGCCCGGCTGATCGAGCAGCTGCGCGCCGTCAAGTCGCCGGCCGAGGTCGAGAAGATCGCCAGGGCCGCCAGCTATGTCGATCTCGGCATGCGCGCGGGCCAGGCCGCGGTGCGAGTGGGAGCGAGCGAGAACGACCTCGTCGCCGCCATGATGGGGAGCGCCATCGCGGCCGGTTCCGAATATATGGGCATGGAGCCGCTGGTCTCCGCCGGTCCGCGCACCGGCGTGCCGCACGGCACCTGGCGGCGGCGGCGGATCGAAGCCGACGAGCCGGTGTTCCTGGAAATGGCCGCCTGCCATGACCGCTACCACGCCGCGCTGATGCGCTCGGCCTGGGTCGGCGCCGTCCCGGCCGAAGCGGTGGAGATGGAGAAGGCCTGCCAGGAGGCCCTGCAGGCCGCGCTCGACGCGATCCGCCCCGGCGCGACCTGCGAAGCCCCGCATCTCGCCTGCCAGAAGGTGATCGACCGGGCCGGCTACACCGACAATTTCCGGAAGCGCACCGGCTATTCCATCGGCATCTCCTTCGCGCCCGACTGGGGCGAGGGCGCCATCCTCAGCCTCTACACCGGCGTCACCACGCAATTGCAGCCCGGCATGACCTTCCACATCCCGCCGGCGCTGCGGATCTACGGCCGGTTCACGGTCGGGGTCAGCGAGACCGTGGTGGTCACCGAGACCGGCTGCCGGGTGCTCGGAACGATCCCGCGCCCGCTGCAGCGGATCGCCGCCTGA